From the genome of Cellvibrio japonicus Ueda107, one region includes:
- the fadB gene encoding fatty acid oxidation complex subunit alpha FadB codes for MYQGKALSLTLAPDGIAELTFDLQGESVNKFSLQTVAELEQVLDLLEKNPVKGLLVKSAKDVFIVGADIMEFGAVFAAGPEQITGHLAKNNRNLCRLEDLPFPTVVAVNGFALGGGLEFCLACDYRVASTAAKVGLPETKLGIIPGWGGTVRLPRLVGLDTAVEWIAAGKENGAEEGLKAHVFDSVVDPARLLDAARHTLNLAIAGKLDYQTRRNRKKAPLQLNFIESMMAFETSKAFVGAQAGRNYPAPVTAIKAMQKAADKGRDEALQIEAEGFAKMAQTPVAQSLVGIFVNDQLLGKKAKTWEKKADKKITRAAVLGAGIMGGGIAYQSALKGVPIKMKDIAQKGIDIGLAEANKLLSKRVERKKMTPSEMGNVLNRIEPALAYDGFEQIDIVVEAVVENPKVKKSVLAEVETKVNPDTVIASNTSTISITYLAESLSRPENFCGMHFFNPVHMMPLVEVIRGEKTSDVAVARTVAYANAMGKKPIVVKDCPGFLVNRVLFPYLAGFAMLVRDGVDFLRIDKLMETWGWPMGPAYLLDVVGIDTAVHAEKVMAEGFPERMQRNFTSCTDALFAAGRLGQKTDKGFYNYELDKKGKPAKIAAAEVLELLKPVINGSLDISDEDIIARMLIPMATELARCVEEGIVESPAEADMALVYGTGFPPFRGGVFRWIDSIGAQVFCDMAARFGDLGPLYQAPASLLAKAANNQKFYG; via the coding sequence ATGTACCAAGGAAAAGCCCTCTCACTTACCCTGGCACCTGATGGGATCGCCGAGCTGACCTTCGACCTTCAAGGGGAATCGGTTAACAAATTCAGTTTGCAGACAGTGGCAGAACTGGAGCAGGTGCTTGACCTGCTGGAAAAAAATCCGGTTAAAGGCCTGTTGGTAAAAAGCGCGAAAGATGTCTTTATTGTCGGTGCCGATATCATGGAATTTGGCGCTGTATTCGCCGCCGGCCCGGAGCAGATTACCGGTCATCTTGCTAAAAACAATCGCAATCTTTGTCGCTTGGAAGACCTGCCGTTTCCTACGGTAGTTGCTGTTAATGGGTTTGCCCTGGGGGGCGGTCTTGAGTTTTGCCTAGCCTGTGATTACCGCGTTGCCAGTACGGCAGCCAAGGTTGGTTTACCCGAGACCAAGTTGGGGATTATTCCCGGTTGGGGGGGGACGGTACGCCTGCCACGCCTGGTTGGCTTGGATACCGCCGTCGAGTGGATTGCTGCTGGCAAGGAAAATGGTGCGGAAGAAGGCTTGAAAGCCCATGTGTTTGACTCCGTTGTTGATCCGGCAAGGCTACTTGATGCAGCGCGCCATACATTGAACCTGGCAATTGCCGGTAAGTTGGATTACCAGACCCGCCGCAATCGTAAAAAAGCACCACTGCAGCTTAACTTTATTGAGTCCATGATGGCCTTTGAAACATCCAAGGCTTTTGTGGGGGCCCAGGCGGGACGCAATTATCCTGCCCCGGTCACTGCGATCAAAGCCATGCAAAAAGCAGCCGATAAAGGGCGTGATGAGGCCCTGCAGATTGAAGCGGAAGGCTTCGCCAAAATGGCACAAACTCCGGTTGCTCAATCGCTGGTAGGCATTTTTGTCAACGATCAATTGCTTGGCAAAAAAGCGAAAACCTGGGAGAAAAAAGCCGATAAAAAAATCACCCGTGCTGCCGTGTTGGGTGCAGGCATTATGGGGGGTGGTATCGCCTATCAATCTGCCCTTAAGGGTGTCCCTATCAAAATGAAGGATATTGCCCAGAAAGGGATTGATATCGGACTGGCGGAAGCCAATAAATTGCTGAGCAAACGTGTTGAGCGCAAAAAGATGACGCCTTCAGAGATGGGCAATGTGCTCAATCGTATTGAGCCTGCGTTGGCCTATGATGGTTTTGAGCAGATCGATATCGTTGTTGAAGCAGTTGTGGAAAATCCCAAGGTTAAAAAATCGGTGTTGGCCGAGGTAGAGACCAAGGTCAATCCGGATACAGTGATTGCATCGAATACATCCACTATTTCCATTACTTATCTGGCTGAGAGTTTGAGTCGTCCGGAAAATTTTTGCGGTATGCATTTCTTTAATCCGGTGCACATGATGCCGCTGGTTGAAGTTATTCGCGGTGAGAAAACCTCGGATGTTGCAGTGGCACGTACAGTGGCCTATGCCAACGCCATGGGTAAAAAGCCCATTGTTGTAAAAGACTGCCCCGGTTTTCTAGTCAACCGGGTGTTATTTCCTTATCTGGCCGGGTTTGCCATGTTGGTGCGCGATGGTGTGGATTTTCTGCGGATCGATAAGTTAATGGAAACCTGGGGCTGGCCTATGGGGCCAGCCTATTTGCTGGATGTAGTGGGCATAGACACTGCGGTTCACGCCGAGAAAGTCATGGCAGAAGGTTTTCCGGAGCGTATGCAACGCAATTTTACGTCTTGTACCGATGCACTTTTTGCCGCAGGGCGGCTGGGGCAAAAAACAGATAAAGGGTTTTATAACTACGAGTTGGACAAAAAAGGTAAACCGGCCAAGATTGCTGCGGCCGAAGTGCTTGAGCTGCTCAAGCCCGTCATCAATGGCAGTCTTGATATCAGTGATGAAGACATAATAGCGCGCATGTTAATTCCTATGGCGACTGAACTGGCACGCTGCGTGGAGGAGGGCATAGTGGAGAGCCCTGCAGAGGCTGATATGGCATTGGTGTATGGCACAGGCTTTCCTCCATTCCGCGGTGGCGTATTCCGTTGGATTGATTCCATAGGCGCTCAAGTCTTCTGTGATATGGCGGCCAGGTTTGGTGATCTTGGTCCCTTGTACCAGGCTCCAGCCAGCTTGTTGGCGAAAGCAGCAAATAATCAAAAATTTTACGGCTAA
- the fadA gene encoding acetyl-CoA C-acyltransferase FadA — protein sequence MSLQPRDAVIVDYARSAMGRSKGGCFRNVRGDDISAAIIKGLLVRNPQLDPATIDDLLWGCVMQREEQAFNVARNILLLAGLPHTVPAQTVNRLCGSSMSALHTATANIWAGLGDVYLIGGVEHMGHLPMYDAINPNPLLGLSVAKAAGNMGMTAEYLALLHGITRQQMDEFGARSHQLAAKAREAGKFKREIIPVEGHDAEGFFTLVEHDETIRPDTTVEALAKLPPVFDPKNGQVTAGTSSQISDGASVMLVMSAERAQSLGLKPIAKVVSMGLAGVDPSIMGYGPVPSTEKALKTANLSINDVEAVELNEAFAAQALPVLKDLKLLDSMNDRVNLHGGAIALGHPFGCSGTRITGSLLTVMQDRDLTIGVSTMCIGLGQGITTVLERIN from the coding sequence ATGAGTTTGCAACCACGCGATGCCGTTATTGTTGACTATGCTCGCAGCGCCATGGGGCGCTCTAAAGGCGGCTGTTTCCGCAATGTGCGCGGCGATGATATTTCCGCTGCCATTATCAAAGGACTACTGGTGCGAAATCCGCAATTGGATCCTGCAACAATTGACGATTTGCTTTGGGGCTGTGTAATGCAGCGCGAAGAGCAAGCCTTTAACGTTGCCCGTAATATTTTATTGCTGGCAGGATTGCCCCATACAGTGCCGGCGCAGACGGTTAATCGCCTGTGTGGCTCGTCCATGAGCGCCTTGCATACGGCTACAGCCAATATCTGGGCTGGATTGGGTGATGTTTACCTGATTGGTGGAGTGGAGCATATGGGGCATTTACCTATGTACGATGCTATCAATCCCAATCCGCTGTTGGGCTTATCGGTTGCCAAGGCTGCTGGCAATATGGGGATGACCGCTGAATATCTGGCGTTATTACATGGCATTACCCGTCAGCAGATGGACGAGTTTGGCGCGCGCTCTCACCAATTGGCGGCCAAAGCGCGAGAGGCTGGCAAGTTCAAGCGCGAAATTATTCCTGTGGAAGGGCATGATGCCGAAGGTTTTTTTACCTTGGTGGAGCATGATGAAACCATTCGCCCGGATACAACAGTTGAGGCATTAGCCAAATTGCCGCCTGTGTTTGATCCCAAGAATGGCCAGGTAACGGCGGGGACCTCTTCGCAAATCAGTGATGGCGCATCGGTTATGTTGGTGATGTCTGCCGAGCGCGCCCAATCACTCGGGCTGAAGCCCATAGCAAAAGTTGTCTCTATGGGGCTTGCCGGTGTTGATCCTTCGATCATGGGTTATGGCCCGGTACCTTCGACGGAAAAAGCCCTCAAAACTGCCAATCTCTCGATAAATGATGTGGAAGCCGTGGAGCTGAACGAGGCTTTTGCTGCGCAAGCCTTGCCTGTGCTCAAGGACCTTAAGTTGCTCGACTCCATGAATGATCGTGTGAACCTGCACGGTGGTGCTATCGCCCTTGGCCATCCGTTTGGCTGCTCTGGTACACGTATTACCGGATCATTGCTTACAGTCATGCAGGATAGGGATTTGACCATCGGGGTCTCCACGATGTGTATTGGCTTGGGGCAGGGGATTACTACGGTACTTGAGCGAATCAACTAA
- a CDS encoding cell division inhibitor SulA → MTSAATFTTTGSSAQAGHSGVTELVLANDSIEQLALILPMIAFLSNSQQERWVTWISPHPISRDLLETYGVNTRVLRFIHAQDGESARWIAWEALAAGTSHTVIASPGKLADKDLLQLEQAAYRGNSQGLLLRLR, encoded by the coding sequence GTGACTAGTGCCGCCACATTCACCACAACGGGTAGCAGCGCCCAAGCCGGCCACTCCGGCGTTACCGAGCTGGTACTTGCCAACGACTCAATTGAACAATTGGCACTCATACTGCCTATGATCGCGTTTCTGAGCAACAGTCAACAGGAGCGTTGGGTTACCTGGATCAGCCCTCACCCGATTAGCCGTGACCTGCTTGAAACCTACGGCGTCAACACCAGGGTGCTGCGATTTATCCATGCCCAGGATGGTGAGAGTGCGCGCTGGATTGCCTGGGAGGCCCTGGCTGCCGGAACCAGCCACACAGTGATTGCCAGCCCGGGAAAACTTGCCGATAAAGACTTGCTGCAACTGGAACAGGCAGCCTATCGCGGCAACAGCCAAGGTTTACTGTTGAGGTTACGCTAG
- the lexA gene encoding transcriptional repressor LexA, translating to MYNLTSRQEQVLQLIKQYTEETGYPPTRAEIARILGFKSANAAEEHIKALARKGAIEIMPGASRGIRLTESQSGIPIVGRVAAGNPILAQEHIEDYCNIPNSFFSPSADYFLRVHGMSMKDAGILDGDLLAVHRTDQVRNGQIVVARIGEEVTVKRFKRQGNQAQVELWPENPDFKVIHVDMRDQEFSIEGLSVGVIRRD from the coding sequence ATGTACAACCTCACCTCGCGCCAGGAACAGGTACTACAACTGATTAAACAGTACACCGAAGAAACCGGTTATCCGCCAACAAGGGCAGAGATTGCACGGATTCTCGGTTTTAAATCAGCCAACGCAGCGGAAGAACACATCAAGGCCCTTGCCCGTAAAGGCGCTATTGAAATTATGCCGGGGGCATCGCGCGGTATACGCCTGACCGAAAGTCAAAGTGGTATTCCCATTGTCGGTCGTGTTGCTGCTGGCAATCCCATATTGGCGCAGGAGCATATTGAAGACTACTGCAATATCCCCAATAGCTTTTTTTCTCCCAGCGCCGATTATTTTTTACGTGTTCATGGGATGAGCATGAAAGACGCAGGCATTCTTGACGGAGACCTGCTCGCAGTACATCGCACCGACCAGGTACGCAATGGGCAAATTGTTGTTGCACGTATTGGTGAGGAGGTTACCGTCAAGCGCTTCAAACGCCAGGGTAATCAGGCACAAGTCGAGTTGTGGCCTGAAAACCCGGACTTTAAGGTCATTCATGTCGATATGCGCGATCAAGAGTTCAGTATCGAAGGCCTAAGCGTAGGAGTGATTCGCCGTGACTAG